One Cervus canadensis isolate Bull #8, Minnesota chromosome 13, ASM1932006v1, whole genome shotgun sequence DNA segment encodes these proteins:
- the LOC122452461 gene encoding tumor suppressor candidate 2-like, with amino-acid sequence MGASGSKAQGLWPFTSAAGGGGPEAAVAEQALVRPRGRVVPPFVFTRRGSMFYDEDGDLAHEFYEETIVTKNGQKRAKLRRVHKNLIPQGTVKLDPPRIHVDFPVILYEV; translated from the coding sequence ATGGGCGCCAGCGGCTCCAAAGCTCAGGGCCTGTGGCCCTTCACCTCGGCGGCGGGGGGCGGTGGCCCAGAGGCGGCGGTCGCTGAGCAAGCTTTGGTGCGACCGCGAGGCCGAGTCGTGCCCCCCTTCGTATTCACGCGCCGCGGCTCCATGTTCTATGACGAGGATGGGGATCTGGCTCACGAATTCTATGAGGAGACAATCGTCACCAAGAACGGGCAGAAGCGGGCCAAGCTGAGGCGGGTGCATAAGAACCTGATTCCTCAGGGCACCGTGAAGCTGGATCCCCCCCGCATCCACGTGGATTTCCCTGTGATCCTCTATGAGGTGTGA